The following coding sequences lie in one Cronobacter universalis NCTC 9529 genomic window:
- the yghB gene encoding DedA family general envelope maintenance protein YghB, which yields MAVIQDIIAALWHHDFAALADPHVVGVVWCVMFATLFLENGLLPASFLPGDSLLLLAGAMVAQGVMDFVPTLVILTSAASLGCWLSYVQGRWLGNTRVVRGWLAQLPAKYHHRATCMFDRHGLLALLSGRFLAFVRTLLPTMAGISGLSNRRFQIFNWLSAVIWVGVVTGFGYALSMIPFVKRHEDQVMTFLMILPIALLVIGLLGALLVVLKKKAQ from the coding sequence GGATATTATCGCTGCGCTCTGGCATCACGATTTTGCCGCGCTGGCGGACCCGCATGTCGTTGGCGTTGTCTGGTGCGTGATGTTTGCCACGCTGTTTTTAGAAAACGGTCTGCTGCCGGCGTCGTTTCTGCCGGGCGACAGCCTGCTGCTGCTGGCGGGCGCGATGGTGGCCCAGGGCGTGATGGATTTTGTGCCGACGCTTGTGATCCTCACCTCGGCGGCGAGCCTCGGCTGCTGGCTGAGCTACGTACAAGGGAGATGGCTCGGCAACACCCGCGTCGTGCGCGGCTGGCTCGCGCAGCTACCGGCGAAATACCATCACCGCGCCACCTGCATGTTCGATCGCCACGGCCTGCTGGCGCTGCTGAGCGGCCGTTTCCTGGCGTTTGTGCGCACGCTGCTGCCGACGATGGCGGGCATCTCCGGGCTCTCTAACCGCCGTTTCCAGATCTTCAACTGGCTGAGCGCCGTGATTTGGGTCGGCGTGGTGACTGGCTTTGGCTATGCGCTCAGCATGATCCCGTTTGTGAAACGTCATGAAGATCAGGTGATGACCTTCCTGATGATCCTGCCCATCGCGCTGCTGGTCATCGGCCTGCTTGGCGCGCTGTTGGTGGTATTAAAGAAAAAAGCGCAGTAA